A region of Clostridium acetobutylicum ATCC 824 DNA encodes the following proteins:
- a CDS encoding substrate-binding domain-containing protein, which produces MENKTLTPLDVAKILRISKNTVYELIKRGDLNCYRVGKKIRIDSKDVELYKHKCKTNTKKAPNSLQNTRKNINENFLQSNGNIPNGSFIICGQDILLDILSRYLQIHPSGTTALRSYVGSYSGLLGLYFGKIQIATAHLWDGDSGDYNIPYVRRLVPGIHTIIINLAFRTMGFYVAKGNPKNITGWEDFRRDDLTMVNRERGCGTRILLDEHLRLLNIDGNKINGYSRESLSHLAIASIISRNGADIGIGNEKTGLQVANIDFIPIQRERYDLVIRKDDIEKPPFKAIIDILQSETFKSELMGIGGYDLTQTGTTIAEM; this is translated from the coding sequence TTGGAAAATAAAACTTTAACTCCTCTAGATGTAGCAAAAATTCTTAGGATATCTAAAAATACAGTTTATGAATTGATAAAACGCGGAGATTTAAATTGCTATAGGGTTGGAAAAAAGATACGTATAGATTCAAAAGACGTTGAACTATATAAACATAAGTGTAAAACAAATACAAAAAAAGCCCCAAACTCACTCCAAAATACACGAAAAAATATCAATGAGAATTTCCTACAATCAAATGGCAACATACCAAATGGTAGCTTTATTATTTGTGGCCAAGATATACTTTTGGATATACTATCTCGATATCTTCAAATTCATCCTTCTGGCACTACTGCTCTACGTTCCTATGTTGGAAGTTACAGCGGACTTCTAGGTTTATATTTTGGTAAAATACAAATTGCTACTGCTCATTTATGGGATGGCGATTCTGGAGATTACAATATTCCCTATGTGCGAAGGTTAGTTCCAGGTATTCATACCATAATAATAAATTTGGCTTTTAGAACAATGGGTTTTTATGTAGCAAAAGGGAATCCCAAAAACATAACTGGTTGGGAGGATTTTAGAAGAGATGATCTCACAATGGTTAACAGAGAACGGGGCTGTGGAACAAGAATACTTCTAGATGAACATCTACGTTTACTAAATATTGATGGAAACAAAATAAATGGCTATTCACGCGAAAGTCTCTCTCATCTAGCTATTGCAAGTATAATTTCTAGAAATGGTGCCGATATAGGTATTGGAAATGAAAAAACTGGACTTCAAGTAGCTAACATAGATTTTATACCAATTCAAAGAGAAAGATACGATTTAGTTATAAGAAAAGATGATATAGAAAAGCCACCCTTTAAAGCAATCATAGATATTCTCCAATCCGAAACCTTTAAATCAGAACTAATGGGAATAGGTGGCTACGACCTAACCCAAACCGGAACCACCATCGCAGAAATGTAA
- the nifH gene encoding nitrogenase iron protein, whose amino-acid sequence MRQVAIYGKGGIGKSTTTQNLTSGLAELGKKIMVVGCDPKADSTRLLLGGLAQKTVLDTLREEGEDVDLDTIMKTGFGNIKCVESGGPEPGVGCAGRGIITSINMLEQLGAYEDELDYVFYDVLGDVVCGGFAMPIREGKAKEIYIVASGEMMAMYAANNISKGISKFANTGGVRLGGIICNSRKVKNEKELLEAFAKELGTQLIYFVPRSHEVQKAEINKQTVIQFNPKDEQADEYRALAKAIDGNDMYVVPKPMAQDKLEAILMEYGLLE is encoded by the coding sequence ATGAGACAGGTTGCTATTTATGGAAAGGGTGGAATCGGTAAGTCAACTACTACTCAAAATTTAACATCAGGACTTGCAGAGCTTGGTAAAAAGATAATGGTAGTAGGATGTGACCCTAAAGCTGATTCAACAAGACTTCTTTTAGGAGGATTAGCTCAGAAAACAGTGCTGGATACATTAAGAGAGGAAGGAGAAGATGTTGATTTAGATACAATCATGAAAACAGGTTTTGGTAACATTAAATGCGTTGAGTCAGGTGGACCAGAACCTGGTGTGGGATGTGCTGGAAGAGGTATTATAACTTCAATAAATATGCTTGAGCAGCTTGGTGCATATGAAGATGAACTAGATTATGTATTTTATGATGTTTTAGGTGACGTTGTTTGTGGTGGATTTGCGATGCCTATTCGTGAAGGTAAAGCAAAGGAAATTTATATTGTTGCTAGTGGAGAAATGATGGCAATGTATGCAGCAAACAATATATCAAAAGGTATAAGTAAATTTGCTAATACAGGAGGAGTAAGATTAGGTGGAATTATATGTAATAGCAGAAAGGTTAAAAACGAAAAGGAATTATTAGAGGCATTTGCAAAAGAACTTGGAACTCAGCTAATTTATTTTGTTCCACGAAGCCATGAAGTACAGAAGGCAGAAATAAATAAGCAAACAGTTATACAGTTTAATCCTAAAGACGAGCAGGCAGATGAATATAGAGCATTAGCAAAAGCTATAGATGGAAATGATATGTATGTTGTTCCAAAGCCAATGGCTCAAGATAAGCTTGAAGCTATACTTATGGAATATGGATTATTGGAATAA
- a CDS encoding P-II family nitrogen regulator, with amino-acid sequence MLMIKAILRPQKVTNVLSELSDAGFPAVTKFSVVGRGKQRGVKVGDIYYDEIPKEMLLIVVNDEDKDDVVNIIAKNAKTGEKGAFGDGKIFIVPVEQAYTISSGKAGL; translated from the coding sequence GTGTTAATGATAAAGGCAATTCTAAGACCGCAGAAGGTTACTAACGTTTTATCAGAATTAAGTGATGCTGGCTTTCCGGCAGTAACCAAATTTAGTGTAGTAGGAAGAGGAAAACAAAGGGGAGTTAAAGTAGGTGACATCTATTATGATGAAATACCTAAGGAAATGTTACTGATAGTTGTAAATGATGAGGATAAGGATGATGTTGTAAATATAATTGCAAAAAATGCCAAAACAGGTGAAAAAGGAGCTTTTGGTGATGGAAAAATATTTATAGTTCCAGTAGAACAAGCCTATACAATAAGTTCTGGAAAAGCTGGTTTATAG
- a CDS encoding P-II family nitrogen regulator — MKEIMAIIRMNMVEKTKEALLKGGNPAITCLKVLGRGRQKVDFSMIEDYIPNLMDQKMAEELSEIHRLISKRLIIILAKDEDVKEIVDEIIEVNRTGNPGDGKIFVINIADAMRIRTEETGDMAI, encoded by the coding sequence ATGAAAGAAATAATGGCGATTATTAGAATGAATATGGTTGAGAAGACAAAAGAAGCGCTCCTTAAAGGTGGAAATCCAGCTATAACTTGTTTAAAGGTTCTTGGACGTGGAAGACAAAAAGTTGATTTTTCTATGATTGAAGACTATATACCTAATTTAATGGATCAAAAGATGGCAGAGGAGTTATCCGAAATTCATAGGTTAATTTCAAAGAGGCTTATTATTATTTTAGCAAAAGATGAGGATGTGAAAGAGATTGTGGATGAAATTATTGAAGTAAATAGAACTGGTAATCCAGGAGATGGAAAGATATTTGTTATAAATATAGCTGATGCTATGAGGATAAGAACAGAAGAGACTGGAGATATGGCTATTTAA
- the nifD gene encoding nitrogenase molybdenum-iron protein alpha chain — protein sequence MKNIPEKIFEKYPAKTFKNRKQHMVIKTKDNLNPVIQANVRTIPGIITNRGCCYAGCKGVVMGPIKDMIHITHGPIGCSYYTWGVRRNKAKAEDGGQNFIEYVFSTDMQERDIVFGGEGKLRKAIKEAVEIFHPKAIGIYATCPVGLIGDDINAVARESTEKYGIQVIAFSCEGYKGVSQSAGHHIANNNILDTVIGTGDWKHKKYSVNILGEYNIGGDAWEIERILKKIGYTVVGRLSGDGSYERVKNADTADLNLVQCHRSINYIAEMMYTKYGIPWIKTNFIGVTSTIQTLRDMAKVFDDPYIYKKTEEVISEELSNIEGEMAYFKERLEGKTACLFVGGSRAHHYQMLLKDYGVKTVLAGYEFGHRDDYEGREVIPTIKADADSKNIPELHVEKDPKKYRIIIPEDRYEVLKQEIPLEYYGGMFKDMEEGAVAVDDLNHHETEQFIKLLKPDMFFSGVKDKYVIQKMGILSKQLHSYDYTGPYAGFKGAVVFGKELVAGAFTPAWNYAIPPWKKEPMLEGKVVGGEE from the coding sequence ATGAAGAATATACCTGAAAAGATTTTTGAAAAATATCCTGCTAAGACCTTCAAAAATAGAAAACAGCATATGGTTATAAAAACTAAGGATAATTTAAATCCAGTTATACAGGCCAATGTTAGAACAATACCTGGAATAATAACCAATAGGGGCTGCTGTTATGCAGGCTGCAAGGGTGTTGTAATGGGACCTATAAAAGACATGATTCATATTACCCATGGACCTATAGGTTGCTCTTATTATACCTGGGGTGTTAGAAGGAATAAGGCAAAAGCAGAAGATGGGGGACAAAATTTTATAGAATATGTATTTTCAACTGATATGCAGGAGAGAGATATAGTATTTGGAGGTGAGGGAAAGCTAAGGAAGGCTATTAAAGAAGCTGTTGAAATCTTTCATCCTAAGGCTATTGGAATTTATGCAACTTGTCCTGTTGGATTAATAGGCGATGATATAAATGCTGTAGCAAGAGAGTCAACTGAAAAATATGGTATACAGGTAATTGCTTTTAGCTGTGAAGGCTATAAAGGAGTAAGTCAATCAGCAGGACACCATATAGCAAATAATAATATTCTTGATACTGTCATTGGAACAGGTGATTGGAAGCATAAAAAGTATTCTGTAAATATACTAGGTGAGTATAATATAGGCGGAGATGCTTGGGAGATAGAAAGAATACTTAAAAAAATAGGCTATACCGTTGTGGGAAGACTTAGTGGAGATGGTTCCTACGAGAGAGTTAAGAATGCCGATACAGCGGATTTAAACTTAGTACAGTGTCATAGGTCAATAAACTACATTGCAGAGATGATGTATACAAAGTATGGGATACCTTGGATAAAGACAAATTTTATAGGTGTAACATCAACAATACAAACGCTTCGAGATATGGCTAAGGTTTTTGATGATCCTTATATTTATAAAAAGACTGAGGAAGTTATTAGCGAGGAACTTTCAAATATTGAGGGTGAAATGGCTTATTTTAAAGAAAGGCTAGAAGGAAAAACTGCATGTTTATTTGTTGGAGGTTCAAGGGCACATCACTATCAAATGCTGCTTAAGGACTATGGGGTAAAAACAGTACTTGCAGGATATGAATTTGGACACAGAGATGATTATGAGGGAAGAGAAGTTATACCTACTATTAAGGCTGATGCCGATAGCAAAAATATACCTGAGCTTCACGTTGAAAAGGACCCTAAAAAGTATCGTATCATAATTCCAGAAGATAGATATGAGGTATTAAAGCAAGAGATTCCACTTGAGTACTATGGAGGAATGTTTAAGGATATGGAAGAAGGCGCTGTAGCAGTAGATGATTTAAATCATCATGAAACGGAGCAATTTATAAAATTACTAAAACCAGATATGTTCTTCTCTGGTGTAAAAGATAAATATGTAATACAAAAGATGGGCATCCTTTCAAAACAATTACATTCTTATGATTATACAGGGCCATATGCTGGGTTTAAGGGTGCAGTTGTATTTGGGAAAGAGTTGGTTGCAGGTGCATTTACTCCGGCTTGGAATTATGCTATTCCGCCGTGGAAGAAAGAGCCTATGCTTGAGGGAAAAGTAGTAGGGGGTGAGGAGTAA
- the nifK gene encoding nitrogenase molybdenum-iron protein subunit beta translates to MLDETPKEIYERKALRINPARTCQPIGAMYAALGIHNCLPHSHGSQGCCSYHRMQLTRHFKDPIMASTSSFNEGASVFGGRANFNTAIKNIFSIYNPDIVAVHTTCLSETLGDDLVSYIADSEVPEGKIVIHANTPSYVGSHITGFSSMVKAMVTYLSENTKNKNGKVNVLPGFVGPADMRELKKIFKCMKVPFIMMPDTSGVVDSPMTGEYKMYPKGGTTIDELRDAGNSDYTFALGSLASEAAAIELEKKCKVPFSVLNTPIGIDATDRFIMELSKITGKKVPYEIEEERGQLVDLMLDSYQYFHGKKVAISGDPDTVIALTEFVISLGMNPKYVITGTKGEKFEKTINKMLEDNGIEGSKVKSFSDLFELHQWIKNEPVDLVIGNSHMKFIARAEDIPLVRFGFPVMDRYGHSYIPKVGYKGAMNLLTSMCDAILERMDRDSAEEDYELVR, encoded by the coding sequence ATGTTAGATGAAACACCTAAGGAGATATATGAAAGAAAAGCTTTAAGAATAAATCCAGCCAGAACATGTCAGCCAATAGGAGCCATGTATGCAGCACTCGGCATACATAACTGCCTACCACACAGTCATGGTTCTCAGGGTTGTTGCTCATACCATAGAATGCAATTAACAAGACATTTCAAAGATCCTATCATGGCATCTACCAGTTCTTTTAATGAAGGAGCTAGTGTTTTTGGAGGAAGAGCTAACTTCAATACGGCAATAAAAAATATATTTTCAATATACAATCCTGATATTGTAGCAGTTCACACAACATGCCTTTCAGAAACTCTCGGCGATGACCTAGTGAGTTATATTGCTGATTCAGAAGTTCCAGAAGGAAAAATAGTAATCCATGCAAATACTCCAAGCTATGTTGGATCACATATAACTGGATTTTCCAGTATGGTTAAGGCTATGGTAACTTATCTTTCCGAAAATACAAAAAACAAAAATGGAAAAGTAAATGTTCTGCCAGGCTTTGTGGGCCCTGCGGATATGAGAGAATTAAAGAAAATATTTAAGTGTATGAAGGTTCCATTTATAATGATGCCAGATACTAGTGGTGTAGTGGATTCGCCTATGACTGGCGAGTATAAGATGTATCCTAAGGGTGGAACTACAATTGATGAATTAAGAGATGCCGGTAATTCAGATTATACATTTGCTTTAGGAAGTTTAGCGTCAGAAGCGGCAGCTATAGAACTAGAGAAGAAATGTAAAGTGCCTTTTAGCGTGTTAAATACACCTATAGGAATAGATGCTACTGATAGATTTATAATGGAATTGTCTAAAATAACAGGCAAGAAAGTACCTTATGAAATAGAAGAGGAAAGAGGACAACTTGTTGATTTGATGCTTGATAGTTATCAATATTTTCATGGTAAAAAGGTTGCAATTTCAGGGGATCCGGATACAGTTATAGCATTAACTGAATTTGTTATTTCACTGGGTATGAATCCTAAGTATGTTATAACAGGTACAAAAGGAGAAAAATTTGAAAAGACAATAAATAAAATGTTGGAGGATAACGGAATTGAAGGTTCGAAAGTGAAGAGCTTCTCAGATTTATTTGAACTTCATCAATGGATAAAAAATGAACCTGTAGATTTAGTTATAGGTAATTCACATATGAAATTTATAGCTAGGGCAGAAGATATTCCATTAGTTAGATTTGGATTTCCCGTAATGGATAGATACGGACATTCTTATATTCCTAAGGTTGGCTACAAAGGGGCAATGAATCTGCTTACAAGTATGTGTGACGCTATACTTGAAAGAATGGACAGAGACAGTGCTGAGGAAGATTATGAATTAGTTAGATAA
- the nifE gene encoding nitrogenase iron-molybdenum cofactor biosynthesis protein NifE: MEKKEEYLYESKATANMKLKDSLNPQEIIEERKGFVCYNSQNKSGTLRCDENSVSGAVSQRACVYCGARVVLNPITDAFHLIHGPIGCASYTWDLRGSLSSESELFRNSFSTDLRETDVIFGGEKKLRAAIDEIFIKFHPKLIFIYATCIVGVIGDDIDAVCREAEIKYPMMRVIAVKSPGFSGNKAMGYRAACNAILKLIGDRKSDKKVKGVNYLGDFNLAGEAWVIQSYLKKIGVPVVAKITGDGKYEELLKAPEASLNIVQCAGSMEYLAKKMQELYGIPYIRISFLGVEDTENSLLQIAHILGGEDIVEKTEKFIQEEEDKVKDKIDFYRKRLEGKKAAIYVGGGYKAISLIKQFKSLGIETVMVGTQTGKPRDYEIIKEITNRGTVILDDANPSELERFMLEKGADILVGGVKERPLAYKLGVAFCDHNHERKHILSGFIGALNFAEEIDLTVNSPVWKYV; this comes from the coding sequence ATGGAGAAAAAGGAAGAGTATTTATATGAATCAAAAGCGACAGCTAATATGAAGCTTAAAGATAGTTTAAATCCGCAGGAAATAATTGAGGAGAGAAAAGGTTTTGTATGCTATAATTCTCAAAATAAATCAGGAACCTTAAGATGTGATGAAAACAGTGTTTCTGGTGCCGTAAGTCAAAGAGCCTGTGTTTATTGTGGAGCAAGAGTTGTATTAAATCCTATAACAGATGCTTTTCATCTTATTCATGGTCCTATAGGTTGTGCTAGCTATACCTGGGACTTAAGAGGAAGCCTATCAAGTGAATCGGAGCTTTTTAGAAATAGTTTTTCTACTGATTTAAGGGAAACAGATGTTATATTTGGGGGAGAAAAAAAACTGAGGGCAGCTATTGATGAGATTTTTATCAAATTTCATCCAAAATTAATTTTTATATATGCAACCTGTATTGTTGGAGTAATAGGTGATGATATAGATGCAGTATGTCGTGAGGCAGAAATAAAATACCCTATGATGAGAGTTATAGCTGTTAAATCTCCTGGATTTTCTGGAAATAAGGCAATGGGATATAGAGCTGCTTGTAATGCAATTTTGAAGCTTATAGGAGATAGAAAAAGCGATAAGAAGGTTAAAGGAGTAAATTACTTAGGAGATTTCAATTTAGCGGGAGAAGCTTGGGTTATTCAGAGTTATCTAAAAAAAATTGGAGTGCCAGTAGTTGCCAAAATAACAGGTGATGGTAAGTATGAAGAACTTCTTAAAGCGCCAGAGGCAAGTCTTAATATTGTTCAATGTGCAGGATCTATGGAGTATTTAGCAAAAAAAATGCAGGAGCTTTATGGTATACCTTATATAAGAATTAGTTTTTTAGGAGTAGAGGATACAGAGAACTCACTTCTACAAATAGCCCATATTTTAGGTGGAGAAGATATAGTAGAAAAAACTGAAAAATTTATTCAGGAAGAAGAGGATAAAGTCAAAGATAAAATCGATTTTTATAGAAAAAGGCTGGAAGGTAAAAAAGCTGCAATATACGTTGGTGGGGGGTATAAGGCTATATCTCTTATAAAGCAATTTAAAAGTTTAGGAATTGAAACTGTTATGGTTGGAACACAAACAGGAAAACCAAGGGACTATGAAATAATTAAGGAAATAACAAATAGAGGAACCGTAATACTTGATGATGCAAATCCTTCAGAGTTAGAAAGATTTATGCTTGAAAAGGGTGCAGATATATTGGTTGGAGGAGTTAAAGAAAGACCTTTGGCATATAAGCTAGGTGTTGCGTTTTGTGATCATAATCATGAAAGAAAACACATACTGTCAGGATTTATAGGCGCTCTTAACTTTGCAGAAGAAATAGATTTAACTGTAAATAGTCCAGTATGGAAATATGTTTAG
- the nifB gene encoding nitrogenase cofactor biosynthesis protein NifB: MANKNLVNVDINPCKMCMPMGGVMAFKGIENSMVILHGSQGCSTYIRRHMATHYNEPVDIASSALTEQGTVYGGAENLKKGLKNMIKLYNPSTIGVMTTCLAETIGEDINRIVGEFYEEERENSKNLKIITVPTPGYGGTEAEGYYVALRKIVEQICEKTERNNSVNIICANLNPGDVRNIKSILKQFNINYILLPDVSNTLDSPHNEKYRRIPVGGTTINDIKKMAGAVATIEMGVTVEDEKSPGDYLRQSFGVPLYKCGIPIGIRNTTKFISILSKLSSKDISEELDYERGRYLDAMIDNHKYTGKARAIIYGQPELALALAKVCFENGVNVKLIALGAKNKILEEALKEEIKSQREEVLVLDDTDFDTIEKYAKEFNVNLFIGNSDGRRMASRLGIEIIRVGFPIHDRVGAQRQIITGYNGSAFLIDSISNAMIKITESKFRKDAFNNYYLESVEKMKADNMKEEKTCTHPCFGDNAHKFARMHIPVAPKCNISCNYCSRRYDCVNESRPGVTSEVLEPEAALSKFKFVKSKLPNLTVVGIAGPGDALANFDKVKETFRLIRKEDTEITFCLSTNGLMLPFYANEIVDLGVSHVTVTINAVDKKIGGKIYREVNYLGKRYTGEEGAQILLTNQLTGIKYLCSKGVVCKVNIVMLKGINDEHIKEVVKKVKECGVYMTNIMQMIPVKGSAFEDLPTVTNKELNKMRKECEIDIKQMYHCRQCRADAIGTLSEDRSIEFRNIGCSSCTSTSCRSLSEKEDKTVYKFAVSSRTGINVDEHFGHATQFYIYTYSEGKVRFLEKRNAEKYCNGEDECYEDGERISKIVKVVSDCSAVLALRAGLEPKRKLKEKGIEVIEMYETINNGVKMAAEKLLKNNVVVSD; this comes from the coding sequence ATGGCAAATAAGAATTTAGTTAATGTGGATATAAACCCATGTAAAATGTGTATGCCGATGGGTGGTGTTATGGCATTTAAGGGAATAGAAAATAGTATGGTCATTTTACATGGTTCTCAAGGATGTAGTACTTATATACGAAGGCATATGGCAACTCATTATAATGAACCCGTTGACATAGCCTCTTCAGCACTTACGGAACAGGGAACGGTATATGGTGGTGCAGAGAATCTTAAAAAGGGTTTAAAAAATATGATTAAGCTGTATAATCCTTCAACTATAGGAGTTATGACTACATGTCTTGCAGAAACAATAGGAGAGGATATAAACAGGATTGTTGGAGAATTTTATGAAGAAGAGAGAGAAAATTCGAAAAATTTAAAAATTATAACAGTACCAACACCTGGTTACGGAGGAACAGAGGCAGAAGGCTATTACGTTGCATTGAGGAAGATAGTTGAACAGATTTGTGAAAAAACGGAGAGGAACAATAGTGTAAATATAATATGTGCAAACCTAAATCCTGGTGATGTGAGAAATATAAAAAGTATACTAAAACAATTTAATATAAATTATATTTTGCTTCCTGATGTATCTAATACTTTAGATTCACCTCATAATGAGAAATATAGAAGGATTCCTGTTGGTGGAACTACTATAAATGATATAAAGAAGATGGCTGGAGCAGTTGCTACAATTGAAATGGGAGTTACTGTTGAAGATGAAAAATCACCAGGGGATTACTTAAGGCAAAGCTTTGGTGTGCCACTTTATAAATGCGGTATACCAATAGGAATAAGGAATACAACAAAATTTATTTCCATTCTGTCTAAATTAAGTAGTAAAGATATTTCTGAAGAGCTTGACTATGAAAGGGGACGGTATCTTGATGCAATGATAGATAATCATAAATATACGGGGAAGGCAAGAGCAATAATATACGGACAGCCGGAACTAGCATTAGCACTAGCAAAAGTCTGTTTTGAAAATGGAGTTAATGTAAAGTTAATAGCGCTAGGTGCAAAAAATAAAATTTTAGAAGAAGCTCTTAAGGAAGAAATTAAAAGTCAAAGAGAGGAGGTACTTGTTTTAGATGATACGGATTTTGATACTATAGAAAAATACGCAAAAGAGTTTAATGTGAATTTATTCATAGGTAATTCTGATGGAAGAAGAATGGCAAGTAGGCTAGGAATAGAAATAATACGCGTGGGTTTTCCAATTCACGATAGAGTTGGAGCTCAAAGGCAAATAATAACAGGATATAATGGATCTGCATTTTTAATAGATAGTATTTCAAATGCAATGATTAAAATAACTGAGAGTAAATTTAGAAAAGATGCATTTAACAATTATTACTTAGAGTCAGTTGAAAAAATGAAAGCTGATAATATGAAGGAAGAAAAAACCTGCACACATCCATGTTTTGGAGATAATGCGCATAAGTTTGCTAGAATGCATATACCGGTGGCTCCAAAGTGTAATATAAGCTGTAATTATTGTAGTAGAAGATATGATTGTGTTAATGAAAGTAGGCCAGGAGTTACAAGTGAAGTTTTAGAACCAGAAGCAGCTTTAAGCAAATTTAAGTTTGTAAAAAGTAAGCTTCCTAATCTTACGGTTGTAGGTATAGCTGGTCCAGGAGACGCTTTAGCTAATTTTGATAAGGTAAAAGAAACCTTTAGATTAATTCGAAAGGAAGACACAGAAATAACTTTCTGTCTTTCAACCAATGGACTTATGCTTCCTTTTTATGCAAATGAAATAGTAGATTTAGGTGTTTCTCATGTAACAGTTACAATTAATGCAGTGGATAAGAAAATAGGTGGAAAAATATATAGAGAAGTAAATTATCTTGGTAAGAGGTATACAGGAGAAGAAGGAGCACAAATACTTCTTACAAATCAACTTACAGGTATAAAATATCTATGTTCTAAAGGAGTAGTGTGCAAAGTTAATATTGTTATGTTAAAAGGAATAAATGATGAGCATATAAAGGAGGTTGTGAAAAAGGTTAAGGAATGTGGGGTTTATATGACTAATATAATGCAGATGATACCTGTAAAGGGAAGTGCTTTTGAAGATTTACCTACGGTTACTAACAAGGAATTAAATAAGATGAGAAAAGAGTGTGAAATTGATATAAAGCAGATGTATCACTGTAGACAATGTAGAGCGGATGCTATAGGGACTTTATCAGAAGATCGTTCTATTGAATTTAGGAATATAGGATGTAGTTCATGCACAAGTACAAGTTGTAGAAGTTTAAGTGAGAAAGAAGATAAAACAGTATATAAGTTTGCTGTTTCGTCAAGAACTGGTATAAATGTAGATGAGCATTTTGGACACGCCACACAATTTTACATTTATACATATAGTGAAGGCAAAGTGAGATTTTTAGAGAAAAGAAATGCTGAAAAATATTGCAATGGTGAAGATGAGTGTTACGAAGACGGGGAAAGAATATCTAAAATAGTAAAAGTAGTGTCTGATTGCAGTGCGGTACTTGCTTTAAGAGCTGGACTTGAACCCAAAAGAAAGCTTAAGGAAAAGGGAATTGAAGTAATAGAAATGTATGAAACCATAAATAATGGTGTAAAAATGGCGGCGGAAAAGTTACTAAAGAATAATGTTGTTGTATCAGACTAA
- a CDS encoding LeuA family protein — protein MSIKIKNKEKLIIDKTLLEDKGSELNLKKDRAGMENFLALLNKIGVDFFEVDRDNFNYIYNSKKLIYRVKDQKDAAVINDYNFGYIIVDFDKAKDFDNYFINLMNRSKIILEVDGKEIDEIFRTDSYEIFNNFNVACIRINNVERCNLNGWGEIIRRIKNTFCSLVDFCASNKYFMATAISMEALNDGADFITVAFNGERYGISSFEEVILALKVMKKVKVTEKLDLLNDLSKIYEKLFRKAISPMKPIIGEDIFKYESGIHVDGIEKNPLTYEPYEPSIIGADRQMFIGKHSGRKAVEIKLRELNIETMLCNMDKFLSRIREKSIQVHRNISDKEFKEIYYNCIESRDYHGSKIS, from the coding sequence ATGTCAATTAAAATTAAAAATAAAGAGAAATTAATAATAGATAAAACCTTACTTGAAGATAAGGGTAGTGAGTTAAATCTAAAAAAAGATAGAGCAGGTATGGAAAACTTCTTAGCTCTGCTTAATAAGATTGGTGTTGATTTTTTTGAGGTTGATAGAGATAACTTCAATTATATATATAATAGTAAAAAACTTATATATAGGGTAAAAGATCAAAAGGATGCAGCAGTTATTAATGATTATAATTTTGGATATATTATTGTAGATTTTGATAAGGCCAAAGATTTTGATAATTATTTTATAAATCTGATGAATAGATCAAAGATAATTTTAGAAGTTGATGGCAAAGAGATTGATGAAATTTTTAGAACTGATAGTTATGAAATATTTAATAATTTTAATGTAGCTTGTATAAGAATAAATAACGTTGAAAGATGTAATTTAAATGGATGGGGAGAGATTATAAGAAGAATAAAGAATACATTTTGTTCACTCGTAGATTTTTGTGCAAGTAACAAGTATTTTATGGCTACAGCAATTAGTATGGAAGCTTTAAATGATGGAGCAGATTTTATAACAGTGGCCTTTAACGGAGAGAGGTATGGAATATCTTCTTTTGAGGAGGTGATTCTAGCACTTAAGGTTATGAAGAAGGTTAAGGTTACAGAAAAACTTGATCTTTTGAATGATCTTTCAAAGATATATGAAAAGTTATTTAGAAAAGCTATATCGCCAATGAAACCAATAATTGGGGAAGATATTTTTAAATATGAATCAGGAATTCATGTTGATGGAATAGAAAAGAATCCATTAACTTACGAACCGTATGAGCCAAGTATAATTGGAGCTGATAGACAAATGTTCATAGGAAAGCATTCAGGAAGAAAGGCTGTGGAGATTAAGCTAAGGGAGCTAAATATTGAAACAATGTTGTGTAATATGGATAAGTTTTTAAGTAGAATAAGAGAAAAAAGTATTCAGGTTCATAGAAATATTTCAGATAAGGAGTTTAAAGAAATTTATTATAATTGTATTGAAAGCAGGGATTATCATGGAAGTAAAATTAGTTGA